In one Pseudomonas purpurea genomic region, the following are encoded:
- the pncB gene encoding nicotinate phosphoribosyltransferase: MESAYSPGSLPVISLLDNDLYSFTQQQPILHQHPDVDVEYELIVRSKEDLTPYIGAVRKALEALSEKSFTEDELRFLARQDKREYIKPDFIRFLGLFKFNLHYVTVSNCDGQLAIRVRGPWLHCILFEIPILSMVSEIRNRHTYPDVSLTDVTSRLYEKFDWLATHATQDELALMRVADFGTRRRLSYKAQFEMIGVMKRDFPGVFVGTSNVHMAREFDIDAIGTMSHQWLMAHQQLGRLHESQAAALEGWVKEYRGRLGIALTDCISSDWFLSEFDHYFVKLFDGVRHDSGDPLVWAEKFIAHYKKMGVDPMTKSLVFSDALDVKISLKIIRALQGRIRFSFGIGTNLSCDVAGVTPLSIVMKLVKVNDRPVVKFSDEPTKLVCRDKSFEEYARTTFSIA, from the coding sequence ATGGAAAGCGCATACAGCCCCGGCTCTCTCCCTGTCATTTCGCTGCTGGATAACGACCTGTATTCCTTTACGCAACAGCAACCCATCCTCCATCAGCACCCGGATGTCGACGTTGAATATGAGTTGATTGTCCGCTCCAAAGAAGATCTGACGCCCTACATCGGCGCAGTGCGCAAGGCGCTTGAGGCACTCAGCGAAAAGTCGTTCACAGAAGACGAGTTGCGCTTCCTGGCTCGCCAGGACAAGCGTGAATACATCAAGCCCGACTTCATTCGCTTCCTCGGTCTGTTCAAGTTCAACCTGCACTATGTGACGGTCAGCAATTGCGATGGCCAGCTCGCCATCAGGGTTCGTGGCCCATGGCTGCACTGCATCCTGTTCGAGATCCCGATTCTTTCCATGGTGAGCGAGATCCGCAATCGCCACACATACCCTGACGTCTCGTTGACCGATGTCACGAGTCGGCTATATGAAAAATTCGACTGGCTCGCGACCCACGCCACCCAGGATGAATTGGCGTTGATGCGCGTTGCGGACTTCGGCACTCGCCGGCGCCTGTCCTACAAGGCACAGTTCGAGATGATCGGTGTGATGAAGCGCGACTTCCCAGGCGTTTTTGTCGGCACCAGCAACGTCCACATGGCACGTGAATTCGACATTGATGCTATCGGCACCATGTCCCACCAGTGGCTAATGGCTCACCAGCAATTGGGCAGGTTGCATGAAAGCCAGGCCGCGGCGCTTGAGGGTTGGGTCAAGGAATACCGTGGCCGGTTGGGCATCGCACTGACTGACTGCATAAGCTCCGACTGGTTTCTCTCGGAGTTCGATCACTACTTCGTCAAGCTGTTTGACGGCGTACGCCACGACTCCGGCGACCCGCTGGTCTGGGCCGAAAAATTCATCGCACACTACAAAAAGATGGGCGTCGACCCGATGACCAAGAGCCTGGTCTTCTCCGATGCACTGGATGTGAAAATCAGCTTGAAGATCATCCGCGCGCTCCAGGGTCGAATCCGCTTCAGCTTCGGCATCGGCACCAACCTTTCCTGCGACGTCGCTGGCGTAACCCCGCTCAGCATCGTGATGAAACTGGTGAAGGTCAACGACCGCCCTGTCGTGAAGTTTTCGGACGAGCCAACGAAACTCGTCTGCCGGGACAAGAGCTTCGAAGAATACGCTCGTACCACGTTCAGCATCGCGTAA
- a CDS encoding nicotinamidase → MSFPKSKIASFDVDAQCGFTPLCPDELPVIGGDEIVPDLNFMASLAGFRVASKDAHSPNAKWVVGSHAEMGVATGLVHADLTWVSHCVPGTPGFELLPGLPKVSEYGFIVYKGLEVDLHPYGALFHDDIMTTGAIEVLRSRGIEKVLVGGLALDYCVKSTVLQLIGAGFKVAVYLPACRAISQETADTALQEMKHAGAVLADNEAALALFAVEGN, encoded by the coding sequence ATGAGCTTTCCAAAATCCAAGATTGCCAGCTTCGATGTAGATGCACAGTGCGGTTTTACCCCTCTGTGCCCAGATGAGCTCCCTGTCATTGGTGGAGATGAAATCGTTCCTGATCTGAACTTCATGGCATCGCTCGCCGGTTTTCGAGTGGCCAGCAAGGATGCCCATAGCCCGAATGCAAAATGGGTCGTCGGCTCTCACGCCGAAATGGGAGTTGCGACAGGACTTGTGCATGCCGACCTGACCTGGGTGTCTCACTGCGTTCCGGGCACCCCGGGGTTCGAGCTTCTTCCCGGCCTGCCAAAAGTCAGTGAATACGGATTCATCGTGTACAAAGGCCTCGAGGTGGATTTGCACCCGTACGGCGCTCTGTTTCACGACGACATCATGACCACCGGCGCTATCGAAGTTCTTCGGTCGAGAGGTATCGAGAAGGTCCTCGTAGGAGGCCTGGCCCTCGACTACTGCGTGAAATCGACCGTGCTGCAACTGATCGGCGCGGGGTTCAAGGTGGCGGTTTATCTACCGGCCTGCCGGGCGATCAGCCAAGAGACCGCTGACACCGCACTGCAAGAAATGAAGCATGCCGGCGCAGTGCTGGCAGACAACGAAGCAGCATTGGCCCTGTTTGCCGTTGAGGGGAACTAA
- a CDS encoding NUDIX hydrolase, translating into MDAPTNTIQTLLETPFFKVIKRGKYYVVAEAYEVNAAVILARDTEGRYLLVQHYRGAVDQDSLEVPRGGRNQDETLAQTAKRELLEETGYTSQSWVLLGKLHTNTSLIQSAVEVYLATDAVQVTTKTDGETKGTLAYTEQEIKALIRAGKITDAHTLSAWAML; encoded by the coding sequence ATGGACGCACCGACCAACACGATTCAGACCCTGCTGGAAACCCCATTCTTCAAGGTGATCAAGCGGGGCAAGTATTACGTCGTAGCCGAGGCTTACGAGGTAAATGCTGCCGTGATCCTCGCAAGGGACACAGAAGGTCGTTACTTGCTGGTGCAGCATTACCGTGGCGCGGTCGATCAAGACTCGCTGGAGGTGCCTCGAGGGGGGCGCAACCAGGATGAGACGCTGGCGCAAACCGCTAAACGCGAGTTGCTCGAAGAGACAGGGTACACGTCGCAATCCTGGGTGCTCCTCGGCAAACTGCATACCAATACTTCACTGATTCAAAGTGCGGTCGAGGTCTATTTGGCGACCGACGCGGTGCAAGTAACGACGAAAACGGACGGTGAGACGAAAGGCACCCTCGCTTACACCGAGCAGGAGATAAAGGCGCTGATCCGCGCCGGCAAAATCACTGATGCGCATACCTTGTCTGCCTGGGCCATGTTGTAG
- the gstA gene encoding glutathione transferase GstA, protein MILFYAAGASSLAPHILLREAGASFSLEKVDLMSKQWSGGDYDLINPKSYVPALKTGEGEILTECAVILQYIADQHSERNLLPAQNRIERYRALEWLGFISAEVHKNFITPERHGGVSANFLAKTIEGQNATRLLVSPRLAYVDHELCGKDYLMGHGFSAPDAYLFTMLTWARRLEIDLSAWDNLQAYFQRVGARPAVALALKVEGPPHALRPSQGVSS, encoded by the coding sequence ATGATCTTGTTCTACGCGGCCGGGGCCAGCTCCCTTGCCCCTCACATTCTCCTGCGCGAAGCCGGTGCCTCCTTTTCGCTTGAGAAAGTCGATTTGATGAGCAAGCAGTGGTCTGGCGGAGATTACGACCTGATCAATCCAAAGTCGTACGTGCCGGCCCTGAAAACAGGAGAGGGGGAGATTTTGACCGAGTGTGCCGTCATCTTGCAGTACATCGCGGATCAGCACTCGGAGCGCAATCTTCTTCCGGCGCAGAATCGCATCGAGCGTTATCGCGCACTGGAATGGCTTGGTTTCATTTCGGCAGAGGTACACAAGAACTTCATCACGCCCGAGCGTCATGGCGGGGTAAGCGCAAACTTTCTGGCGAAGACGATCGAAGGGCAGAACGCGACGCGGCTCCTGGTTTCGCCACGGTTGGCGTATGTCGATCATGAGTTGTGCGGGAAAGACTATCTGATGGGGCACGGGTTTTCCGCCCCCGACGCCTACCTGTTCACGATGCTGACGTGGGCCAGGCGATTAGAGATCGACCTGTCGGCATGGGACAATTTGCAGGCCTATTTCCAAAGAGTCGGTGCAAGGCCGGCAGTGGCCCTGGCGTTGAAAGTGGAAGGGCCTCCACATGCTTTGCGTCCTTCTCAGGGTGTTTCCTCCTAA
- a CDS encoding restriction endonuclease, which translates to MNRSRTIVEAIIDILTQNKGNLSAQQIHEKIEEKQLYRFNTQTPVGVVRQQIRRHCEGLAFPSAMPRKYFFQAESGKYGLLKNIETLVPLSTTSKDKIPEEHLQQVHEKHITETKQELLGKIITLQPRVFESLVLDLLLKMGYGINGSIKHSPSGADGGIDGEIHLDRLGFDRVYVQVKRYAYNRTVEVSQIRDFVGAMKNGVRGAFITTSKFSKAAINFAEKEQQQKNLALIDGNHLAQLMIEYGLGVIETKQYSTYKLDSDYLGEI; encoded by the coding sequence ATGAATCGTTCAAGGACCATTGTCGAGGCAATCATAGATATCCTAACCCAAAATAAGGGCAACCTCTCAGCTCAGCAAATACATGAAAAAATAGAAGAGAAACAACTTTACAGGTTCAATACACAGACTCCTGTGGGAGTAGTTCGCCAGCAAATACGTAGGCATTGTGAAGGGTTAGCATTTCCTTCAGCCATGCCACGCAAATACTTCTTCCAAGCAGAGAGTGGGAAGTATGGCCTACTCAAAAATATTGAAACCTTGGTTCCTCTTAGTACGACAAGCAAAGATAAAATCCCGGAAGAACACCTCCAGCAAGTTCATGAAAAGCACATCACCGAAACCAAACAAGAACTCCTAGGAAAAATAATAACTTTACAACCTAGAGTTTTTGAATCTCTAGTACTCGATTTATTATTAAAAATGGGCTACGGGATCAATGGATCAATCAAACACAGTCCTTCCGGCGCCGATGGTGGTATTGATGGTGAAATTCACTTGGACAGATTAGGATTCGATAGAGTTTATGTTCAGGTCAAACGCTACGCATACAACCGTACCGTCGAGGTCTCCCAAATAAGGGACTTCGTTGGCGCGATGAAAAACGGTGTTAGAGGAGCCTTTATAACCACATCAAAATTCTCTAAAGCAGCAATCAACTTTGCGGAAAAAGAACAACAACAGAAAAACCTAGCGTTAATCGATGGAAATCACTTAGCACAACTAATGATAGAGTACGGACTAGGCGTCATAGAAACAAAACAATATTCTACATACAAACTCGACTCAGACTACCTTGGTGAAATTTAG
- a CDS encoding O-methyltransferase, whose amino-acid sequence MSNSGRKINYSIRPAKSIERKMMRDVFSCLRHHAPLKDYQYIGFGSKYFVDFSLFHRHLGIENLISIEADTTNIERYEFNKPYSSIQMKFGRSTEVLPQLSAQPGRKIYWLDYDGTFSPYMLDDAAIIAGTIESGSIYSASFNCSPLISSSNQNTPSEDIESKLVDLVGKPYVQPGIDTRGWKQSKRLAIFLKECLKKEMQKIITIRNTALPPKDRINIDQVLFFKYADGCEMATIAFTFYKESDTQIHSACRFNELYFHRSGDSPFEIKTPNLTIKEIRHIMETMPDREKLSKKIFTDKDIDALWDNYRYFPNFTEIEST is encoded by the coding sequence ATGAGTAATAGCGGCAGAAAAATAAATTATTCTATTCGACCAGCTAAAAGCATTGAGCGCAAAATGATGCGAGATGTGTTTAGCTGCCTCCGTCATCATGCGCCTCTTAAGGACTATCAATATATCGGGTTTGGATCAAAATACTTCGTAGACTTTTCTCTATTCCATCGTCACCTAGGTATAGAAAACCTAATAAGCATCGAAGCCGACACAACTAACATTGAGCGATATGAGTTCAATAAACCATACTCTTCCATTCAAATGAAGTTTGGCAGATCCACCGAAGTATTACCTCAACTTTCCGCCCAGCCAGGAAGGAAAATTTATTGGCTTGACTATGACGGCACATTCTCTCCATACATGCTTGATGATGCCGCAATAATCGCTGGAACAATCGAAAGCGGAAGCATCTATAGCGCCAGTTTCAATTGCTCTCCGTTAATTTCCAGCTCAAATCAGAATACCCCATCAGAGGACATAGAGTCTAAACTTGTAGATTTAGTTGGAAAACCCTACGTTCAGCCAGGTATAGATACGAGAGGTTGGAAACAAAGCAAACGACTAGCAATCTTTTTAAAAGAATGCTTAAAAAAAGAAATGCAAAAAATAATTACCATTAGAAACACTGCACTACCGCCCAAAGACAGAATAAACATAGACCAAGTATTATTCTTTAAGTACGCGGACGGTTGCGAAATGGCAACAATCGCTTTTACCTTCTATAAAGAAAGCGACACCCAAATTCACTCCGCGTGCAGATTCAACGAACTATATTTTCACAGAAGCGGAGACTCACCGTTTGAAATAAAAACGCCGAATTTAACAATAAAGGAAATCAGACACATCATGGAGACTATGCCTGACAGAGAAAAACTCTCAAAGAAAATTTTTACAGACAAAGATATTGACGCATTATGGGACAACTATAGATACTTTCCAAACTTCACTGAAATCGAGTCAACATGA
- a CDS encoding ATP-binding protein, whose translation MIDKNIIKADPTKEFFINMLTRDIATDRAILDLIDNSIDAAIQNELQNPEIIIIATKEHFQIKDNCGGLDLEKAKGYAFRFGRPKDAPDTPNSVGQFGVGMKRTLFKLGTKFEVESNHNQTAYNVSVDVDKWVNIKEWHFYFNLLENPDLKDGETRITVTKLKEETIQNFSEETYLNNLMREISAAYFKQINNGFKIFFNKTSIKSKDITIKNSKELSLIKKKFTYENVDITITCGLSDRDKDDSGWYIVCNGRLVAEADQTEKTGWGKNGASKFHTDFAFFRGLVEFSCEDASKLPWTTTKTGVDGDSQVYKYALLHMGQCMEPILKFLRERTEENYNCDQELIESTPLANSIAAADSIRILDAPLSEKFIRPEKIIPPKPDKNYTSITYTISNERLEKAKESLDVKTATQVGKLTFDYYYQYECENE comes from the coding sequence ATGATAGATAAAAACATAATAAAGGCAGACCCTACCAAAGAATTTTTCATTAACATGCTGACCCGTGACATTGCAACAGACCGAGCAATCCTTGACTTAATTGATAACAGCATAGATGCGGCCATTCAAAATGAACTACAGAACCCCGAAATAATAATCATAGCAACGAAAGAACACTTTCAGATCAAGGACAATTGTGGCGGCTTAGATTTGGAAAAAGCGAAGGGTTACGCCTTTCGTTTCGGTCGCCCCAAAGACGCACCGGACACTCCAAACTCTGTAGGGCAGTTTGGAGTTGGCATGAAACGCACATTATTTAAGCTAGGAACTAAGTTCGAGGTTGAGTCAAACCACAACCAAACTGCATACAATGTAAGCGTCGACGTAGACAAATGGGTAAACATCAAGGAATGGCACTTTTATTTTAACTTACTTGAAAACCCGGATTTGAAAGATGGAGAAACGAGAATAACAGTAACCAAACTAAAAGAGGAGACCATTCAAAACTTCTCTGAAGAAACCTACCTCAACAACCTGATGAGGGAAATCTCCGCAGCTTACTTCAAGCAAATAAATAACGGCTTTAAGATTTTTTTCAACAAAACCTCAATAAAAAGCAAAGACATAACAATAAAAAACTCAAAAGAATTAAGCCTAATAAAGAAAAAATTCACATATGAAAATGTAGATATAACTATAACTTGTGGTCTATCGGACCGAGACAAAGATGATAGTGGTTGGTACATAGTATGCAATGGTCGGTTAGTTGCAGAGGCAGACCAAACAGAAAAGACTGGCTGGGGAAAAAATGGAGCAAGCAAATTTCATACTGATTTTGCCTTCTTCAGGGGGTTAGTTGAATTTTCCTGTGAAGATGCCTCCAAACTACCTTGGACAACCACCAAAACAGGCGTGGATGGGGATAGCCAAGTATATAAGTATGCCTTACTCCATATGGGGCAGTGCATGGAGCCGATCTTAAAGTTCCTAAGAGAACGTACTGAGGAAAACTACAATTGCGATCAAGAGCTAATAGAATCAACGCCCCTGGCTAATAGCATAGCCGCGGCAGACTCTATCAGAATTTTAGACGCGCCGCTTTCGGAGAAATTTATACGCCCTGAAAAAATAATTCCTCCAAAGCCAGATAAAAACTACACCTCTATTACTTACACCATTTCGAATGAAAGACTTGAAAAAGCCAAAGAATCTCTCGATGTAAAAACTGCCACCCAAGTTGGCAAGCTAACTTTCGACTACTATTACCAGTATGAGTGCGAAAATGAGTAA